In Thalassotalea fonticola, a single genomic region encodes these proteins:
- a CDS encoding efflux RND transporter permease subunit, with product MNITKLTLNNSRMTFVLMALIISLGLMVYTDFPSREDPLVRINKAMIIVKFPGLPPEQVENLITKKVEEKLREIPGIEFINSVSKTGQAVITVSAFEHIEDYIKVWDKVRRKLDETKQVLPQGAIGPIFNDDYGDVSIFTAALTGQNWSMAQLRAHARKIRDRLYTINGIRRVTLHGLQQEKVYVEGVSSVVESNSIDFINLVGSIKDQNLIIPAGKVLTDVREITVETSGKLQSKKDLDELEIRSTNGGTVPLKDYLSLRSSYGEPSTELAYFNGKPAVVIAASMQMGRNILELGPQLKLLLKQVNLELPVGMQLQIATFQADVVEHSIDSVKESLYQTLLIVLAIVILSLGVTEGLIVGITVPLTILASLLVMFFLEIDLQFISLASLIIALGMLVDNAIVITENIHLRLHAGENRRKAALNACQELAWPLLTSTLTTVLAFSPILLAQTTAGEYTRSLAQVVSISLLISWLLSLTVVPLLAVHFIRKKQLHAPFILIPIYQKFVTWVVNFPKRFLLAITATFMFSVYILSLVPVEMFAVSSRSEVLVYVDLPAGYNVRQTEQATSKLTDWLLDSEHNPDVNYVSSYIGTGGPRFFLSIIPNSPAPNNAFMIVNTQSADSASNMLAKIRNYAAKNLAHINIRTELISRGTVPPGVVQLRFTGPDADQLFALSKQAEAALADIPGALHVRNSWENKTSRYRINIDQAKVRRSGITYQAISQSLQATFSGVEITTIRRDDTLIPVIMKVKSTSREMAKSSNPLDLVKVYLNTGEPQYVLLSQVATIESVSQFGSIVRRNMQKTITVEGKHSRWKAPELQAAWDNKIKDIYENLPSGYSIELGGELEGFKNSAGTLFVTLPLFIGLILCLIVSQFNSFRKTLIVACTIPLAFSGGFIGLYLTGANFDFIGALGFISLAGIIINNAIVLIDKISAEQVRGKTKLDAILSASTNRLRPILITTVTTVLALIPLMMMSESLFYSMASVIIFGMSLGTIMTLGAVPALYMILIKGSKTSANQLKENR from the coding sequence ATGAACATTACCAAACTTACCCTAAACAACAGTAGAATGACCTTCGTACTCATGGCCTTGATAATCTCACTGGGACTTATGGTCTATACTGATTTTCCTAGCCGTGAAGACCCATTGGTAAGAATCAATAAGGCGATGATAATCGTTAAATTTCCTGGCCTTCCTCCAGAACAAGTCGAAAACCTGATAACCAAAAAGGTAGAGGAAAAACTCAGAGAAATCCCTGGTATAGAGTTTATTAATTCGGTTTCTAAAACCGGTCAAGCGGTTATTACGGTTAGTGCATTTGAGCATATTGAAGATTATATAAAAGTTTGGGATAAAGTCAGACGTAAACTAGATGAAACCAAGCAGGTATTACCACAAGGTGCGATAGGCCCTATTTTCAATGATGATTATGGTGATGTTTCTATCTTTACTGCAGCATTAACCGGCCAGAATTGGAGTATGGCTCAGTTAAGGGCACATGCTCGGAAAATAAGAGACAGGTTATACACCATCAATGGTATTCGGCGTGTCACCTTACATGGTTTGCAACAAGAAAAAGTCTACGTTGAAGGTGTGAGCAGTGTCGTTGAATCGAACAGCATTGACTTTATCAATCTGGTCGGTTCCATTAAAGATCAAAATTTGATCATTCCTGCCGGTAAAGTATTAACTGATGTCCGTGAAATTACCGTAGAAACCAGTGGTAAGCTGCAGTCTAAGAAAGATTTGGATGAGCTTGAAATTCGCTCGACAAACGGTGGCACAGTGCCGTTAAAAGATTACCTGTCACTCCGTTCAAGTTATGGTGAGCCGTCGACCGAACTCGCCTACTTCAACGGTAAACCTGCGGTTGTCATTGCGGCTTCGATGCAGATGGGTAGAAACATACTGGAGCTTGGTCCACAACTTAAACTGCTGTTAAAGCAGGTGAACCTTGAATTGCCCGTTGGCATGCAATTGCAAATAGCCACATTTCAAGCGGATGTTGTCGAACACTCGATAGACAGTGTAAAAGAAAGTTTGTACCAAACATTGCTGATCGTATTAGCGATTGTGATCCTAAGTCTAGGAGTTACTGAAGGCTTAATTGTTGGTATCACTGTGCCTTTAACAATTTTGGCATCCTTGCTGGTAATGTTCTTCCTGGAAATAGATTTACAGTTTATTTCTTTAGCAAGTTTGATCATCGCTCTTGGGATGCTGGTAGATAATGCCATTGTCATTACTGAAAACATACATTTACGCCTTCATGCCGGAGAGAATCGCCGCAAGGCCGCCTTAAATGCTTGTCAAGAATTGGCCTGGCCGTTATTAACCTCAACATTAACAACTGTTTTGGCTTTTTCACCAATTTTATTAGCGCAAACTACAGCCGGTGAATATACCCGCTCATTAGCACAAGTAGTTTCCATCTCACTGTTGATCTCATGGCTACTTTCTCTAACTGTCGTACCATTACTGGCGGTGCATTTCATCCGTAAAAAACAGTTGCATGCGCCTTTTATTCTGATCCCAATCTATCAAAAATTTGTCACTTGGGTAGTTAATTTCCCTAAGCGCTTTCTGTTGGCGATCACTGCAACATTTATGTTCTCTGTATATATACTTTCTCTGGTACCTGTTGAAATGTTCGCGGTGTCTTCACGCTCTGAAGTACTAGTCTATGTTGACTTACCCGCAGGCTATAACGTACGACAAACAGAACAAGCTACATCAAAGTTAACCGACTGGCTACTCGACAGTGAACACAACCCTGATGTTAATTATGTTTCTAGTTATATTGGCACAGGCGGCCCAAGGTTCTTCTTATCAATAATTCCAAACAGCCCTGCACCAAATAATGCCTTTATGATTGTTAATACCCAATCGGCTGATAGTGCGAGTAACATGCTTGCCAAAATTCGAAATTATGCCGCAAAAAACCTTGCTCATATCAACATCAGAACTGAGCTCATATCTCGGGGAACTGTACCTCCAGGGGTAGTACAACTTCGCTTTACCGGGCCTGATGCCGATCAGTTATTTGCCCTGAGCAAACAAGCCGAAGCAGCACTGGCAGATATTCCTGGTGCATTGCATGTACGCAACAGTTGGGAAAACAAAACATCTCGTTATCGTATTAATATTGATCAAGCAAAAGTACGCCGCAGCGGCATCACCTATCAAGCAATTTCGCAATCCTTGCAAGCAACATTTTCAGGAGTAGAAATCACCACGATCCGTCGCGATGACACACTCATACCGGTAATTATGAAAGTTAAATCTACCAGCAGAGAGATGGCCAAAAGCAGTAATCCGCTTGACTTGGTTAAAGTCTATTTAAACACTGGAGAACCTCAATACGTGCTACTTTCGCAGGTGGCCACTATTGAATCGGTAAGCCAGTTTGGCAGTATCGTCAGACGAAACATGCAAAAAACCATCACTGTCGAAGGCAAACACAGCCGTTGGAAAGCACCTGAATTACAGGCGGCATGGGATAACAAAATAAAAGATATATACGAAAATTTACCCTCTGGTTATAGCATTGAATTAGGTGGTGAGTTGGAGGGCTTTAAAAACAGTGCCGGCACATTATTTGTTACCTTACCGTTATTTATCGGACTAATTTTATGTTTGATTGTCAGCCAGTTTAACTCTTTTCGAAAAACCTTAATTGTTGCCTGTACAATTCCTCTTGCCTTTTCTGGCGGCTTTATCGGTTTATATTTAACCGGTGCCAACTTTGACTTCATCGGCGCTCTCGGCTTCATTTCACTGGCTGGGATCATCATCAATAACGCCATCGTGTTAATTGATAAAATTAGTGCTGAACAGGTACGGGGGAAAACAAAATTAGACGCTATTTTATCCGCTAGCACTAATCGTCTTCGTCCTATTTTAATCACTACAGTAACGACAGTACTGGCGCTTATACCATTGATGATGATGAGTGAAAGCTTATTTTATAGCATGGCAAGCGTGATAATTTTTGGCATGAGCTTAGGCACAATCATGACTCTGGGAGCAGTGCCAGCATTGTACATGATATTAATCAAAGGCAGTAAGACATCAGCTAATCAACTAAAGGAAAATCGATGA
- a CDS encoding glycoside hydrolase family 26 protein produces the protein MKPQKTPIIKLLLNGFALILVFFNLLGCQGISTTTAELNKQGNEPFYGAKFEPEAGRAIHGWGQITHGWNTNHPGAIGDKQDYYDYLATVGDHAPAIVSFYIHPQRKDGQQQLDGFIERYKKFAEEDSWQMAQIAYDFDPEMTLSGQGDKQLEQFFSAVSAIGKPVLMRIGWEFNNRGHFDPKGYREGYRYIVDKMRAMNVTNVATLWHASVPDLNELSGMPILEPHDYMDYYPGDDYVDWWSISQFSIESFRSPGSIEFYNNAAARKKPVFIGESSPWFTVGRSMKFRDPESFDESIAWFDAYFTLFHEFPQIKGMNIIIVDWQRWNWIWPQLTGGFNNTRLDLWLSLPQRFQQWLNDPKFIHANEAKVLFN, from the coding sequence ATGAAACCTCAAAAAACACCAATAATAAAATTGTTGCTAAATGGCTTTGCGTTAATTCTTGTATTCTTTAATTTACTTGGCTGCCAGGGTATTTCAACCACGACTGCAGAATTAAACAAGCAAGGCAACGAGCCCTTTTATGGCGCTAAATTTGAACCCGAAGCTGGTCGAGCAATACATGGCTGGGGGCAAATAACCCATGGTTGGAACACTAATCACCCGGGTGCTATTGGTGATAAACAAGATTACTACGATTACTTAGCAACAGTTGGCGATCACGCCCCCGCGATTGTATCATTTTATATCCATCCTCAGCGCAAAGATGGACAGCAACAACTTGACGGTTTTATTGAACGTTATAAGAAATTTGCTGAAGAAGATAGCTGGCAAATGGCACAAATTGCCTATGATTTTGATCCAGAAATGACCTTGTCAGGTCAAGGAGATAAACAACTAGAACAATTTTTTAGCGCTGTGTCAGCTATCGGAAAACCAGTTTTAATGCGCATCGGCTGGGAATTTAACAATCGCGGTCATTTTGATCCTAAAGGTTATCGAGAAGGCTATCGCTATATAGTTGATAAAATGAGAGCGATGAATGTTACCAATGTTGCTACCTTGTGGCATGCATCAGTACCTGATTTAAATGAACTAAGCGGTATGCCAATTCTTGAACCGCATGATTATATGGATTATTACCCTGGCGATGATTATGTCGATTGGTGGAGCATCAGCCAATTTAGTATTGAATCATTTCGCTCTCCAGGCAGTATTGAATTTTATAACAACGCTGCTGCTCGTAAAAAGCCGGTATTCATCGGTGAGTCATCACCATGGTTTACGGTTGGTCGGAGCATGAAATTTCGCGACCCTGAATCTTTCGACGAATCGATTGCCTGGTTTGACGCTTACTTCACCCTGTTCCATGAATTTCCACAGATAAAAGGCATGAATATCATCATTGTTGACTGGCAACGCTGGAATTGGATTTGGCCACAACTTACCGGTGGCTTTAACAACACCCGTCTTGATTTATGGCTATCATTGCCACAGCGCTTCCAACAATGGCTGAATGATCCAAAATTTATTCATGCGAATGAAGCAAAAGTACTATTTAACTAA
- the xylB gene encoding xylulokinase, translated as MYLGIDLGTSGVKVVVIDEQQHLVAQATVSLKVSRPNELWSEQEPEHWWQATNAAMAKLKRSYSSTLMQVKSIGLSGQMHGATVLDQNNKVLRPAILWNDGRSEKQCIEIEQKVKNVHNITGNLVMPGFTAPKLLWLHQHENALFNKINKVLLPKDYLRFLMTGDFASDLSDSAGTLWLDVEKRQWSTEMLSACHLNESQMPALFEGTEITSLLSKDVADNWGMKRVPVAAGAGDNAAGAAGIGVVNQGDAFLSLGTSGVYFVANDAYRPNPTGALHTFCHCFENRWHQMSVILSAASCLSWVTNLTGAKSEAELLAEVAKLDFNIPCEVTFLPYLSGERTPHNNPHAKGVFFGLSHTTNRAVLCRAVLEGVAYAFADGQQALIDAGTVINQVSVIGGGSRSQLWGKILASTLNKTLVYRKDSDVGPAFGAANLARLAISDEAVSDVCIAGEVINVIEPDPELVQQCSEGLALYRNLYQSLKPHFSNI; from the coding sequence ATGTATTTAGGTATTGACCTTGGTACCTCAGGGGTAAAGGTAGTAGTTATAGATGAACAGCAACACCTAGTTGCACAAGCTACAGTTTCTCTTAAAGTATCTCGTCCTAATGAGCTATGGTCGGAACAAGAGCCAGAACACTGGTGGCAAGCAACCAATGCTGCTATGGCCAAATTAAAACGTAGTTATAGCAGTACATTAATGCAAGTAAAGAGTATTGGTTTATCTGGGCAAATGCACGGTGCTACTGTATTAGATCAAAATAATAAGGTGCTGCGTCCAGCAATTTTATGGAATGACGGTCGCTCAGAAAAACAATGTATTGAGATTGAGCAGAAAGTAAAAAATGTGCACAATATTACCGGTAACTTGGTTATGCCAGGTTTTACTGCGCCTAAATTATTATGGCTACACCAGCATGAAAATGCATTATTCAACAAAATAAATAAAGTACTGTTACCAAAAGATTATTTACGTTTTTTAATGACCGGGGACTTTGCTTCAGATCTTTCTGACAGTGCCGGCACCCTGTGGCTAGATGTTGAAAAGCGTCAGTGGTCTACTGAAATGTTATCTGCATGCCATTTAAATGAATCGCAAATGCCAGCGCTATTTGAAGGCACTGAAATTACTAGTTTGCTAAGCAAAGATGTAGCCGATAATTGGGGGATGAAACGTGTTCCTGTAGCAGCTGGCGCTGGCGATAATGCTGCCGGAGCGGCAGGGATTGGCGTTGTTAACCAAGGGGATGCATTCCTATCTTTAGGAACATCTGGTGTTTATTTTGTTGCCAATGACGCATATAGGCCCAACCCAACGGGTGCACTGCACACTTTTTGCCATTGCTTCGAGAATCGGTGGCATCAAATGTCAGTAATTCTAAGTGCTGCCAGCTGTTTGAGTTGGGTAACAAACTTAACTGGAGCTAAAAGTGAAGCCGAGTTACTGGCAGAAGTTGCAAAATTGGACTTTAATATCCCTTGTGAGGTAACGTTTTTACCTTATCTATCAGGGGAACGAACACCTCATAATAACCCGCATGCTAAAGGAGTGTTTTTTGGTCTTTCACACACTACCAACCGTGCAGTTCTTTGCCGAGCAGTTTTAGAGGGGGTAGCCTATGCTTTTGCCGATGGTCAACAGGCTCTGATCGATGCAGGTACAGTAATTAATCAGGTATCTGTAATTGGTGGCGGTTCACGTAGCCAGCTTTGGGGCAAAATTTTAGCAAGTACCTTAAATAAAACATTAGTTTATCGAAAAGACTCTGATGTAGGTCCCGCATTTGGTGCCGCCAATTTGGCTAGGCTTGCGATAAGTGATGAAGCGGTAAGTGATGTTTGTATTGCAGGAGAGGTCATTAATGTGATTGAGCCAGATCCAGAATTAGTCCAACAGTGCTCAGAAGGGCTCGCTCTATATAGAAACTTATATCAAAGCTTAAAACCGCATTTCAGCAATATATAA
- a CDS encoding IlvD/Edd family dehydratase: MTDKKSNSRKRLRSEEWLNEPNHPDQTAIYLERYMNYGLTREELQSGKPIIGIAQTGSDLTPCNRHHVALAQRLKEGIRDAGGIPLEFPVHPIHEMGKRPTAALDRNLATLGLIEILYGYPLDGVILTTGCDKTTPATLMAAAAVDIPTIVFSGGPMLNGWDNEKRIGSGSIIWECREKYAAGEIDYENFMEQVSSSAPSSGHCNTMGTALTMNSLAEALGMSLPGCAAIPAPYRERAQMGYYTGRRIVEMIDEDLKPSDIMSKESFYNAIRVCSAIGGSTNAPPHIQAIANHMDDIDISITDWQLYGESVPLIVNCQPAGEYLGEEFHRAGGVPAVMGELLKTGAISPHAMTVTGKTVGEIYGKASSKEHKVIRPTTEPLMEKAGFAVMSGNIFDSAIMKKSVIDEHFKSTYLSDPEHPNVFEVRAIVFEGPEDYHHRINKPELAIDEHCMLIIRNCGPVGYPGSAEVVNMLPPDYLVKQGITCLPTMGDGRQSGTSASPSILNISPEAAVGGGLAYLKTGDMLRIDLNNNTVNLLIEAQAFEIRKKSMERIPIVNQTPWQEIYRSRVNQLSEGGTLVTKDKHTRIASKHGIPRNSH, from the coding sequence ATGACTGACAAAAAATCTAATTCAAGAAAACGCTTACGTAGTGAAGAATGGCTTAATGAGCCAAATCATCCAGATCAAACTGCCATATATTTAGAACGTTATATGAATTACGGCCTCACCCGTGAAGAGCTGCAATCTGGCAAACCCATTATTGGTATCGCGCAAACAGGCAGCGACTTAACGCCTTGTAATCGTCATCACGTTGCTCTTGCACAACGGTTAAAAGAAGGGATTCGTGATGCTGGCGGTATTCCATTGGAATTTCCAGTTCATCCTATCCATGAAATGGGCAAGCGTCCAACCGCAGCTTTAGATAGAAATCTAGCTACATTAGGTTTAATTGAAATACTTTATGGTTACCCACTAGATGGCGTTATTTTAACGACTGGCTGTGATAAAACCACACCGGCAACACTGATGGCTGCGGCAGCAGTTGATATCCCAACCATTGTTTTTTCTGGTGGCCCTATGCTTAACGGTTGGGATAATGAAAAGCGCATTGGCTCAGGCAGCATTATTTGGGAGTGTCGAGAAAAATACGCCGCAGGTGAAATTGATTATGAAAATTTCATGGAACAAGTGTCGTCTTCAGCGCCAAGTTCAGGGCATTGCAATACCATGGGCACGGCATTAACGATGAATTCTTTAGCAGAAGCATTAGGCATGTCACTGCCAGGTTGCGCAGCAATTCCGGCACCATATCGTGAACGAGCCCAAATGGGCTATTACACCGGTCGACGAATTGTAGAAATGATCGATGAAGATTTAAAACCTTCCGATATCATGAGCAAAGAGTCATTTTATAACGCTATCCGGGTTTGTAGTGCTATTGGTGGTTCCACCAATGCGCCACCTCATATTCAAGCCATTGCTAATCATATGGACGATATTGATATTTCAATTACCGACTGGCAATTATACGGTGAATCAGTGCCGTTAATTGTTAACTGTCAGCCTGCTGGGGAATATCTGGGTGAAGAATTTCATCGTGCTGGAGGAGTGCCAGCAGTAATGGGCGAGCTACTTAAGACAGGCGCAATATCACCACACGCGATGACAGTGACCGGCAAAACTGTTGGTGAAATCTATGGCAAAGCCAGTAGTAAAGAGCATAAGGTGATTCGCCCAACCACAGAGCCGTTGATGGAAAAAGCCGGTTTTGCCGTAATGTCAGGGAATATTTTTGACTCTGCAATTATGAAAAAATCCGTTATTGATGAGCATTTCAAATCAACCTACTTAAGCGATCCAGAACATCCGAATGTGTTTGAAGTACGCGCCATTGTTTTTGAAGGGCCAGAAGATTATCACCACAGGATCAACAAACCTGAATTAGCCATCGATGAACACTGCATGTTAATTATTCGAAACTGTGGCCCTGTCGGATACCCAGGATCAGCAGAGGTGGTAAACATGCTACCCCCTGATTATTTGGTCAAACAAGGTATTACCTGTTTGCCCACCATGGGAGATGGACGTCAAAGTGGCACATCAGCGAGCCCATCCATTTTAAATATTTCACCAGAAGCTGCGGTTGGTGGCGGCCTGGCATATTTAAAAACGGGCGATATGCTCAGAATTGATTTAAATAACAACACAGTAAATTTATTAATCGAAGCACAAGCATTCGAAATCCGTAAAAAAAGCATGGAACGCATTCCAATTGTTAATCAAACGCCATGGCAAGAAATATATCGAAGTAGAGTTAATCAGCTTAGTGAAGGCGGAACATTAGTCACTAAAGATAAACATACCCGTATAGCCAGTAAACACGGCATACCTAGAAATTCGCACTGA
- a CDS encoding SMP-30/gluconolactonase/LRE family protein, translating to MKNFECIWDAKAELGEGPLWHEEDNALYWVDIKNSNLHRFRFDRDGNEYKHSWHFPGSISSVVVAKKGGLLATFKNGVFHINLNNGKLTQIREIEDHLESNRFNDGSCDSQGNYWFGSMDENQSADTGSFYRLKNNGQLQQMTQMGNCSITNGPTFSQNGEFIYFTNTLEKTIYRANLSENCDISTPQVHIKFGDDDGHPDGMCTDSEGFLWVCHYGIGRVSRFNFQGELVKEIYLPVPNVTKCTFGGTNFKTLFITTAINGMSAEAQLQFPLSGGLFSIDVEQQGFAYPATAIHC from the coding sequence ATGAAAAATTTTGAATGTATTTGGGATGCAAAAGCTGAGCTGGGTGAAGGTCCATTGTGGCATGAAGAAGATAATGCTTTGTATTGGGTTGATATAAAAAACTCAAATTTGCATCGCTTTCGTTTCGATAGAGACGGCAATGAATATAAGCACAGTTGGCACTTTCCTGGCTCAATCAGCTCCGTAGTGGTTGCTAAAAAAGGTGGTTTGCTTGCTACCTTTAAAAACGGAGTTTTCCATATCAATCTCAACAATGGAAAATTAACCCAAATCCGCGAAATTGAAGATCATTTAGAGAGTAATCGTTTTAATGACGGTAGTTGTGATAGCCAGGGAAATTATTGGTTTGGCAGCATGGATGAGAATCAATCCGCTGACACCGGCAGTTTTTACCGACTAAAGAATAATGGCCAGTTGCAACAAATGACTCAAATGGGTAATTGCAGTATTACCAATGGTCCCACGTTTAGTCAGAACGGTGAATTTATTTACTTCACCAATACCTTAGAAAAAACAATTTATCGAGCTAATTTATCTGAAAATTGCGACATTTCAACACCACAAGTACACATTAAATTTGGTGATGATGATGGTCATCCAGATGGTATGTGCACAGACTCGGAAGGCTTTCTGTGGGTATGTCACTACGGCATAGGGCGTGTTAGTCGATTTAATTTTCAAGGTGAATTAGTTAAAGAAATTTACTTACCCGTACCAAATGTCACCAAATGTACTTTTGGTGGCACAAACTTTAAAACCTTATTTATTACCACCGCAATTAATGGCATGAGTGCAGAAGCACAATTACAATTTCCATTATCGGGTGGTCTTTTTTCGATTGACGTTGAGCAACAGGGTTTTGCTTATCCAGCGACAGCAATCCATTGTTAA
- a CDS encoding SDR family oxidoreductase: MMKLQNKTILITGAAQGIGKEMALLFAKQGATVIATDINADQLEAFEKIENIKTYPLDITNQTQIQACTDKFPNINVLVNCAGVVFNGSIEECSEEQWAISLNVNITASYHLIKAVLPGMVQQQQGSIINIASVVSSVKGVPNRFAYGTTKAALIGLTKSVAADYIAQGIRCNAISPGTIQSPSLEQRLKATGNYEQALQGFIERQPMKRLGQPSEIAALASLLASDEATFMTGENIVIDGGMSL, translated from the coding sequence ATGATGAAGCTACAAAATAAGACAATATTAATTACTGGCGCAGCACAAGGTATAGGCAAAGAAATGGCATTGCTGTTTGCCAAACAAGGTGCCACGGTTATTGCAACAGATATAAACGCTGATCAATTAGAAGCATTTGAAAAAATTGAGAATATTAAGACTTATCCGCTTGATATTACTAATCAGACTCAAATTCAAGCTTGCACAGATAAGTTTCCCAACATCAATGTATTGGTGAATTGTGCCGGTGTTGTTTTCAATGGCTCTATTGAAGAGTGTTCAGAAGAGCAATGGGCAATTAGCTTAAACGTTAACATCACTGCGAGCTATCACCTGATTAAAGCGGTATTACCAGGCATGGTTCAACAGCAACAAGGTTCTATTATTAATATTGCCTCAGTTGTTTCCAGTGTAAAAGGTGTGCCGAACCGTTTCGCCTATGGCACCACGAAAGCTGCGCTAATTGGCTTAACAAAATCAGTTGCCGCTGATTACATAGCTCAAGGCATACGATGCAATGCCATTAGTCCGGGCACTATCCAATCTCCGTCTTTAGAACAACGTTTAAAAGCGACAGGAAACTATGAGCAAGCGTTACAAGGTTTTATTGAGCGACAACCGATGAAACGGTTAGGCCAACCTTCTGAAATTGCAGCGCTTGCCAGTTTATTGGCATCAGATGAAGCAACATTCATGACTGGCGAAAATATTGTCATTGATGGCGGCATGAGTTTATAA
- a CDS encoding glycoside hydrolase family 43 protein, with protein MSQSIIENPILKGFNPDPSIIRVGNDYYIATSTFEWFPGVQIFHSTDLVNWKLVARPLNRVSQLDMLGNPDSCGVWAPCLSYDDGTFYLVYSNARRYWSHCKDVHNYLVTTNDILGDWSEPTYLNSSGFDPSLFHDSNGNKWLVNLRWDHRQRETGLNLDPEVYFGGIVLQQYCPESKELTGPVEKIFSGSSLGRTEGPHLYQRDGYYYLLVAEGGTGYDHGALLLRSENIEGPYEADPQGHFLTSKDSDCTLQRAGHADIVECADGNTFIVHLCSRPLENKRSVMGRETAIQQVSWNKDGWLRLVSSDVTPEETIVLPDNSAIPEQLTEHFDDFDSTALSIDFQTLRIPLDESSLSLIERPGYLRLKGRESLGSSFVQALVARRQQAFRYSAATKVDFSPENFQQMAGLVCYYNSSKYYYLHITHHEDFGRVIEVTGCIGDNAAEYFTSAPINIPDHGEIYLNAEVDHGKLVFFYGTSKDNWQRIYIDLDYSILADETGNGGEHANFTGTFVGLCCQDLSGKRHAADFDSFLYVER; from the coding sequence ATGTCTCAATCAATTATCGAAAATCCTATTCTCAAAGGATTCAATCCTGACCCTTCGATCATTAGGGTAGGTAATGATTACTATATCGCAACGTCAACGTTTGAGTGGTTTCCTGGCGTGCAAATATTCCATTCCACCGACTTGGTCAATTGGAAGTTAGTGGCAAGACCATTAAATAGAGTGTCGCAATTAGACATGCTTGGTAACCCTGATTCTTGTGGTGTCTGGGCACCATGCTTGTCTTATGATGATGGCACTTTTTATCTTGTCTACTCTAATGCCAGAAGGTACTGGAGCCATTGCAAAGATGTGCATAACTATCTGGTAACCACCAACGACATTCTCGGTGACTGGTCTGAACCAACATATTTAAATAGCAGTGGTTTCGATCCTTCATTGTTTCATGACAGTAATGGCAATAAATGGTTAGTTAATTTACGTTGGGATCATAGACAACGAGAAACAGGTTTAAATCTAGACCCGGAAGTTTATTTTGGCGGTATTGTGTTGCAACAGTATTGTCCTGAGAGTAAAGAACTAACCGGTCCGGTAGAAAAAATATTCAGTGGTTCGTCCTTAGGCCGTACCGAAGGACCTCATCTATACCAGCGTGATGGCTATTATTATTTATTAGTTGCGGAAGGTGGCACCGGTTACGACCATGGCGCGTTATTACTTCGTTCTGAAAATATTGAAGGACCCTATGAAGCTGATCCGCAAGGGCATTTTTTAACCTCTAAAGACAGTGATTGCACCTTGCAGCGAGCCGGGCATGCGGACATTGTCGAATGTGCTGATGGCAATACCTTTATTGTGCACTTATGCAGTCGCCCGCTTGAAAACAAACGTAGTGTTATGGGACGGGAAACTGCAATACAGCAAGTAAGCTGGAATAAAGACGGCTGGTTACGATTAGTATCTTCAGATGTCACGCCAGAAGAAACGATAGTTTTGCCTGATAATTCGGCTATACCCGAACAGCTTACCGAACACTTTGATGATTTTGACAGCACAGCGCTATCGATAGACTTTCAAACACTAAGAATTCCTCTCGATGAATCTAGCTTGAGTCTTATTGAGCGACCAGGTTATTTACGCTTAAAAGGCAGAGAGTCTCTGGGTAGCTCTTTTGTGCAAGCTTTAGTTGCCAGAAGACAGCAAGCGTTTCGTTATAGTGCGGCAACTAAAGTAGATTTTTCTCCAGAAAATTTTCAACAAATGGCTGGGCTAGTCTGCTATTACAACAGCAGTAAATACTATTATTTGCATATTACTCATCATGAAGATTTTGGCCGGGTAATTGAAGTAACAGGTTGTATCGGAGATAACGCCGCTGAATATTTTACTTCGGCACCAATAAACATACCCGATCACGGTGAGATATATTTAAACGCTGAAGTCGACCATGGCAAATTAGTCTTCTTCTACGGGACCTCTAAAGATAACTGGCAAAGAATTTATATTGACCTAGATTACAGTATTCTTGCTGATGAAACAGGTAATGGTGGTGAGCACGCCAACTTTACCGGCACATTTGTAGGCTTGTGTTGTCAAGACTTATCAGGCAAGAGACACGCCGCAGATTTTGATTCCTTTTTATATGTAGAGCGTTAA